AGATCTTCGAAAAATCTGCTTTCCATAGTAAATTGGCATGACCTCGATATGTAATAGGAGTGTGTGCATCGCTATAGTATTCAAAACCCCAGATATATCTTTTTGCGCACCTATATATCTCTTCCATAACCAATTTTATATCGGTGGGGGCTATATGAATAAGAACACCGGACGTAAATACAAGGTCAAAATAATCGTCTTTAAAGGGAATATTGAATGCCGACCCATGGATAATATTGATATCTGTAGTCC
The DNA window shown above is from Candidatus Omnitrophota bacterium and carries:
- a CDS encoding methyltransferase domain-containing protein; this encodes TTDINIIHGSAFNIPFKDDYFDLVFTSGVLIHIAPTDIKLVMEEIYRCAKRYIWGFEYYSDAHTPITYRGHANLLWKADFSKIYLSLSDDLRLVKEKHLKYADSNNVDTMFLVEKMRRRSKKSEDRSKC